A DNA window from Deinococcus sonorensis KR-87 contains the following coding sequences:
- a CDS encoding patatin-like phospholipase family protein, with translation MNERALVLGGGGSSGQAWSIGVTAGLYDAGLDVRQADLIIGTSAGATVAVQLSGADEPPSLLASILAAPGPVTAGGRVPNRPVIEQLERTGRIIAAAEDAPDMRRRMGAAALDLEAAADGSWAPRWRAIVAARLPSAHWPARPLLITAVNARTGEPVVFDRHSGVDLADAVAASTSSGLPYPIGGHRYIDGGYRRNENADLAAGYARVLVLSPFGGRSRHPLEWGLHLATQVEDLRAGGSRVEPIVPDPQDEHLFGAQAMDLSLRVPVAQAGYRQGHALAGPLTEFWR, from the coding sequence GTGAACGAGCGGGCGCTGGTGCTGGGGGGAGGCGGGTCGTCCGGCCAGGCCTGGTCGATCGGGGTGACCGCCGGCCTGTATGACGCTGGGCTGGACGTCCGACAGGCCGATCTGATCATCGGAACGTCCGCCGGGGCGACAGTGGCGGTTCAGCTCAGCGGCGCGGACGAGCCGCCGTCGCTGCTGGCGTCCATCCTGGCTGCGCCGGGTCCGGTCACCGCTGGGGGCCGTGTCCCGAACCGGCCGGTGATCGAACAGCTCGAGCGAACCGGCCGGATCATCGCCGCCGCCGAGGATGCGCCCGACATGCGCCGCCGGATGGGCGCGGCGGCGCTCGACCTGGAGGCCGCGGCGGACGGCTCCTGGGCACCGCGCTGGCGCGCCATCGTCGCCGCCCGGCTGCCCAGCGCGCACTGGCCGGCAAGGCCCCTGCTGATCACGGCGGTGAACGCCCGCACCGGTGAACCGGTCGTGTTCGACCGTCACAGCGGCGTGGACCTCGCGGACGCGGTGGCCGCCAGCACGTCCAGCGGCCTGCCGTACCCCATCGGGGGCCACCGCTACATCGACGGTGGGTACCGGCGCAACGAGAACGCCGATCTGGCTGCAGGATACGCGCGGGTGCTGGTGCTGTCCCCCTTCGGTGGCCGGTCGCGGCACCCGCTGGAGTGGGGCCTGCACCTCGCCACGCAGGTTGAGGACCTGCGCGCGGGCGGCAGCCGCGTGGAACCCATCGTCCCGGACCCCCAGGACGAGCACTTGTTCGGCGCCCAGGCCATGGACCTGTCGCTGCGGGTGCCGGTCGCCCAGGCGGGGTACCGCCAGGGACACGCCCTGGCCGGACCGCTCACTGAATTCTGGCGCTGA
- a CDS encoding phytanoyl-CoA dioxygenase family protein, with protein MATLTPEQTAAYHEQGYLHVQGFLSPEEARALREECHALATRLQAQRSIEATWGSAQQVTMVKTQLLHCHDVQFHAAAFTRLLADPRIGGAAADLIGPNVELHHNKMFIKPPEKGSPFPLHQDHPFFPHEKHSMMAVILHFDDAPEEKGCLRVVPGSHHQGPLEHIETGGWHLSTDEYPLESAVAVPARAGDAVFFSYLTIHGSGVNVSNEARTTLLIQMRSADDRPTVDTHPSRGQGMMLAGIH; from the coding sequence ATGGCGACACTGACACCGGAACAGACCGCGGCATACCATGAGCAGGGCTATCTGCATGTCCAGGGTTTCCTGAGCCCGGAAGAGGCCAGGGCCCTGCGGGAGGAATGCCATGCGCTGGCCACGCGGCTGCAGGCACAGCGCAGCATCGAAGCGACCTGGGGCAGCGCCCAGCAGGTCACCATGGTCAAAACCCAGCTGCTGCACTGCCATGACGTGCAGTTCCACGCCGCCGCCTTCACCCGGCTGCTCGCCGACCCCCGTATCGGGGGCGCCGCCGCGGACCTGATCGGCCCGAACGTGGAACTGCACCACAACAAGATGTTCATCAAGCCGCCGGAGAAAGGCTCGCCGTTCCCCCTGCACCAGGACCACCCGTTCTTCCCGCACGAGAAGCACAGCATGATGGCGGTCATCCTGCATTTCGATGACGCGCCCGAGGAGAAGGGCTGCCTGCGGGTGGTGCCCGGATCACACCACCAGGGGCCTCTGGAGCACATCGAGACGGGCGGCTGGCACCTCTCCACCGACGAGTATCCGCTGGAATCGGCGGTGGCGGTGCCGGCCAGGGCGGGCGACGCGGTGTTCTTTTCATACCTGACGATTCACGGCTCGGGAGTGAACGTCAGCAACGAAGCGCGCACAACGCTGCTGATTCAGATGCGCAGCGCGGACGACCGGCCGACCGTCGACACGCACCCGTCCCGCGGACAGGGCATGATGCTCGCCGGCATTCACTGA
- a CDS encoding AraC family transcriptional regulator, whose translation MLSTPLHVSIPLHLRPEAVFIGVGIHGPNRTERHQLLGNWALHIYRYHGTVTVQQHDLPIRPGHVSLIPPGVETVYTFPHRSEHLCAHFHFAQTTELAPAVTVPAMQDLGQDFVAVNRALEDASRAFSMNPTRADVRLWDVLWQIADRTPLGTVEVHAHPPCVVRARAIIELHLNEPLTVRDLAAAVHVSHNHLTRQFRASLGMTVVAYIRKRRVERARHLLHNTTLPIRIIAEQVGIPDARLFSRVIRTSLGHAPTEIRRRPP comes from the coding sequence ATGCTCTCCACGCCGCTTCACGTCTCCATTCCGCTGCACCTGCGGCCCGAAGCGGTCTTCATCGGCGTGGGGATTCACGGGCCGAACAGAACAGAACGCCACCAGCTGCTCGGGAACTGGGCGCTGCACATCTACCGGTATCACGGCACCGTCACCGTTCAGCAGCACGACCTGCCGATCAGGCCCGGACATGTCAGCCTCATCCCGCCGGGGGTGGAAACCGTCTATACCTTCCCGCACCGCTCAGAACACCTCTGCGCCCATTTTCACTTCGCTCAGACCACCGAGTTGGCACCGGCCGTCACGGTGCCCGCCATGCAGGACCTGGGCCAGGATTTCGTAGCGGTCAACCGGGCCCTAGAGGACGCGTCCAGGGCCTTTTCCATGAATCCCACCCGCGCCGACGTGCGGTTGTGGGACGTGCTGTGGCAGATCGCGGACCGCACGCCGCTCGGAACGGTTGAGGTGCACGCCCACCCCCCGTGCGTTGTGCGGGCGCGCGCGATCATCGAACTGCACCTCAACGAGCCGCTGACGGTCCGTGACCTCGCGGCGGCCGTACACGTGTCGCACAATCACCTGACCCGGCAGTTTCGCGCCTCGCTCGGCATGACCGTGGTCGCCTATATCCGAAAGCGGCGGGTCGAACGCGCCCGGCACCTGCTGCACAACACCACGCTGCCAATCCGGATTATCGCCGAGCAGGTCGGCATTCCGGATGCCCGGCTGTTCAGCCGCGTCATCCGCACGTCGCTGGGGCACGCGCCCACCGAAATCCGCCGGCGTCCACCCTGA
- a CDS encoding MarR family winged helix-turn-helix transcriptional regulator: MSDEGHDRRREQSFRRPAILSWLRLALVVQRTTNDARPLFRTFDLTGAQFDVIAQIGAHPGLPQHQLGAQLRVTEGNVSQLIQTLEHRGLVERRVDGRSKRLFLTARGRALFDQVVPQHEDWVAERFSVLTAEEQAELLRLLHKLDRAHRADPQLDPAPSSSGPPPSGQLAHQDDPAPRG, from the coding sequence ATGTCAGACGAGGGACACGACAGGCGGCGCGAGCAGAGCTTCCGGCGTCCTGCCATCCTCAGCTGGCTGCGACTCGCCCTGGTCGTTCAGCGGACCACGAACGACGCACGGCCGCTGTTCCGGACCTTCGACCTCACGGGCGCCCAGTTCGATGTGATCGCACAGATCGGCGCCCACCCCGGCCTGCCCCAGCATCAGCTCGGTGCCCAGCTCCGGGTGACGGAGGGCAACGTCAGTCAGCTGATTCAGACCCTCGAACACCGGGGCCTGGTGGAGCGCCGTGTGGACGGCCGGTCCAAGCGCCTGTTCCTGACCGCGCGAGGCCGCGCCCTCTTCGATCAGGTGGTGCCGCAGCACGAGGACTGGGTGGCCGAGCGCTTCAGCGTGCTGACGGCGGAGGAGCAGGCGGAGTTGCTGCGTCTGCTGCACAAGCTCGACCGTGCGCACCGGGCGGATCCGCAGCTGGACCCCGCCCCTTCCTCAAGCGGCCCACCACCTTCCGGCCAGCTTGCTCACCAGGATGACCCCGCACCGCGCGGCTGA
- a CDS encoding Atu2307/SP_0267 family LLM class monooxygenase: MQLGIDSFAAVVSDPATGVTLGADTRLAHLLEEITLADEVGLDSFGVGEHHRQEYLDAAPALILAAAAARTRRIRLTSAVTVLSADDPVRVFQQFATLDLLSGGRAEIVAGRGSSIEAFPLFGYDLGNYDALFEEKLGLLLALREQTHVHWSGRFRAPLTGQGVYPRPLQNPLPIWLGVGGTPESFVRAGTLGLPLMVAIIGGDFRRFRPLVELYREAGHRAGHRSETLRVGVHAFGFVGETARGAADDFYPGYARLLTTIGRERGWAPPSRSAFDAACGPGGPYLIGDVAAVTDKVHYVREALGGVNRLTFQMTNVLMPHDRMLRSIELLGSEVAPLVRQTAPHPEAVR; the protein is encoded by the coding sequence ATGCAACTTGGCATCGACAGTTTCGCCGCCGTGGTCTCGGACCCGGCCACCGGGGTCACCCTCGGCGCGGACACCCGGCTCGCTCACCTGCTCGAAGAGATCACGCTCGCTGACGAGGTGGGTCTGGATTCCTTCGGGGTGGGGGAGCATCACCGGCAGGAATACCTGGACGCGGCGCCCGCCCTGATTCTCGCAGCGGCGGCGGCCCGGACCCGGCGCATCCGCCTGACGAGCGCAGTCACGGTACTCAGCGCCGACGATCCGGTGCGCGTGTTCCAGCAGTTCGCCACCCTCGACCTGCTCTCGGGAGGGCGGGCCGAGATCGTGGCGGGGCGCGGCTCCTCCATTGAGGCCTTTCCGCTGTTCGGCTATGACCTCGGCAACTACGACGCGCTGTTCGAGGAGAAACTGGGCCTGCTGCTCGCCCTGCGGGAACAGACCCACGTCCACTGGTCCGGCCGCTTTCGCGCGCCGCTGACCGGACAGGGGGTGTACCCCCGGCCGCTTCAGAACCCGCTGCCGATCTGGCTGGGCGTGGGCGGCACGCCCGAGTCCTTCGTGCGTGCGGGGACGCTGGGCCTGCCGCTGATGGTGGCGATCATCGGCGGGGACTTCCGGCGATTCCGGCCCTTAGTGGAGCTGTACCGCGAGGCGGGCCACCGGGCTGGGCACCGCTCGGAAACGTTGCGGGTCGGTGTACACGCCTTCGGCTTCGTGGGGGAGACGGCACGGGGGGCCGCCGATGACTTCTACCCCGGGTACGCGCGCCTGCTGACCACCATCGGCCGCGAGCGCGGCTGGGCGCCCCCCAGCCGCTCAGCTTTCGATGCCGCGTGCGGACCGGGTGGGCCCTACCTCATCGGCGACGTGGCGGCGGTAACCGACAAGGTGCATTACGTGAGGGAGGCGCTAGGGGGCGTGAACCGCCTGACCTTCCAGATGACCAATGTGCTGATGCCGCACGACCGGATGTTGCGGTCGATCGAACTGCTCGGCAGCGAAGTGGCTCCGCTGGTGCGTCAGACGGCACCGCATCCGGAAGCTGTTCGTTAA
- a CDS encoding NADPH-dependent FMN reductase, which translates to MTNPRIAVIIGSTRDTRFADKPTEWFMKRASARTDLDFEVLDLRDFPLPFFNEVASNAWAPTQNEVGQRWQRTLAEFDGFVIITAEYNHAPTAALKNALDYAYPEWNKKPVSFVGYGSVGAARAIEHLRGIAVELQMAPLRTAVHIQGGDFIGVWQQGKSLEELTYLEPGVTALFEELAWWANALRTAREMTTPPQEIQVSSS; encoded by the coding sequence ATGACGAACCCCAGAATCGCCGTCATTATCGGCAGCACCCGCGACACCCGCTTCGCCGACAAGCCCACCGAGTGGTTCATGAAACGCGCTTCGGCCAGGACCGATCTTGACTTCGAGGTGCTGGACCTGCGCGACTTTCCCCTGCCGTTCTTCAACGAGGTGGCGTCCAACGCCTGGGCGCCCACACAGAACGAGGTCGGGCAGCGCTGGCAGCGCACGCTTGCCGAGTTCGACGGCTTCGTGATCATCACGGCCGAGTACAACCACGCGCCCACGGCTGCCCTTAAGAACGCCCTGGATTACGCGTATCCGGAATGGAACAAGAAGCCGGTGTCTTTTGTCGGCTACGGATCTGTGGGCGCGGCCCGGGCCATTGAACACCTGCGGGGGATCGCGGTGGAATTGCAGATGGCACCGTTGCGCACCGCCGTGCACATCCAGGGCGGTGACTTCATCGGAGTGTGGCAGCAGGGCAAAAGCCTGGAGGAGCTGACGTACCTGGAGCCGGGGGTCACGGCCCTGTTCGAGGAGCTGGCGTGGTGGGCAAATGCCCTCAGGACAGCGCGAGAGATGACGACCCCGCCCCAGGAAATTCAGGTGTCCTCCTCCTGA